From a single Saimiri boliviensis isolate mSaiBol1 chromosome 7, mSaiBol1.pri, whole genome shotgun sequence genomic region:
- the LOC101046886 gene encoding tubulin alpha-1C chain — protein MRECISIHVGQAGVQIGNACWELYCLEHGIQPDGQMPSDKTIGGGDDSFNTFFSETGAGKHVPRAVFVDLEPTVIDEVRTGTYRQLFHPEQLITGKEDAANNYARGHYTIGKEIIDLVLDRIRKLADQCTGLQGFLVFHSFGGGTGSGFTSLLMERLSVDYGKKSKLEFSIYPAPQVSTAVVEPYNSILTTHTTLEHSDCAFMVDNEAIYDICRRNLDIERPTYTNLNRLISQIVSSITASLRFDGALNVDLTEFQTNLVPYPRIHFPLATYAPVISAEKAYHEQLTVAEITNACFEPANQMVKCDPRHGKYMACCLLYRGDVVPKDVNAAIATIKTKRSIQFVDWCPTGFKVGINYQPPTVVPGGDLAKVQRAVCMLSNTTAVAEAWARLDHKFDLMYAKRAFVHWYVGEGMEEGEFSEAREDMAALEKDYEEVGADSAEGEDEGEEY, from the exons ATG cGTGAGTGCATCTCcatccacgttggccaggctggtgtccagaTTGGCAATGCCTGCTGGGAGCTCTACTGCCTGGAACATGGCATCCAGCCCGACGGCCAGATGCCAAGTGACAAGACCATTGGGGGAGGAGATGACTCCTTCAACACCTTCTTCAGTGAGACAGGTGCCGGCAAGCACGTGCCCCGGGCAGTGTTTGTAGACCTGGAACCCACGGTCATTG ATGAAGTTCGAACTGGCACCTACCGCCAGCTCTTCCACCCTGAGCAGCTCATCACAGGCAAGGAAGATGCTGCCAATAACTATGCCCGAGGGCACTACACCATTGGCAAGGAGATCATTGACCTGGTGTTGGACCGAATTCGCAAGCTG GCTGACCAGTGCACTGGTCTCCAGGGCTTCTTGGTTTTCCACAGCTTTGGTGGGGGAACTGGTTCTGGGTTCACCTCCCTGCTCATGGAACGGCTCTCAGTTGATTACGGCAAGAAGTCCAAGCTGGAGTTCTCCATCTACCCGGCGCCCCAGGTTTCCACAGCTGTAGTTGAGCCCTACAACTCCATCCTCACCACCCACACCACCCTGGAGCACTCTGATTGTGCCTTCATGGTAGACAACGAGGCCATCTATGACATCTGTCGTAGAAACCTTGATATCGAACGCCCAACCTACACTAACCTTAACCGCCTTATTAGCCAGATCGTGTCCTCCATCACTGCTTCCCTGAGATTTGATGGAGCCCTGAATGTTGACCTGACAgaattccagaccaacctggtgCCCTATCCCCGCATCCACTTTCCTCTGGCCACATATGCCCCTGTCATCTCCGCTGAGAAAGCCTACCATGAACAGCTTACTGTAGCCGAGATCACCAATGCCTGCTTTGAGCCAGCCAACCAGATGGTGAAATGTGACCCTCGCCATGGTAAATACATGGCTTGCTGCCTGTTGTACCGTGGTGATGTGGTTCCCAAAGATGTCAATGCTGCCATCGCCACCATCAAGACCAAGCGCAGCATCCAGTTTGTGGATTGGTGCCCCACTGGCTTCAAGGTTGGCATCAACTACCAGCCTCCCACCGTGGTGCCTGGTGGAGACCTGGCCAAGGTACAGAGAGCTGTGTGCATGCTGAGCAACACCACAGCCGTTGCCGAGGCCTGGGCTCGCCTGGACCACAAGTTTGACCTGATGTATGCCAAGCGTGCCTTTGTTCACTGGTACGTGGGTGaggggatggaggaaggagaGTTTTCAGAGGCCCGTGAGGATATGGCTGCCCTTGAGAAGGATTATGAGGAGGTGGGAGCGGATAGTGCTGAGGGAGAGGATGAGGGTGAAGAGTATTAA